A DNA window from Luteolibacter luteus contains the following coding sequences:
- a CDS encoding ferritin-like domain-containing protein, which translates to MSKLTSIQDLLVQEIKDLYSAEGQLVKALPKMAKAATNQKLKQAFESHLKQTQQHVVRLEEIAELLECSPRGKACKAMQGLVEEGSEILKEEGDPNIIDLGLITAAQKVEHYEIAGYGCARTLAKALGLDEVGSLLQTTLDEEGETDKILTTVAEEIVPAAQDAMAKH; encoded by the coding sequence ATGTCCAAACTCACCTCAATCCAAGACTTACTCGTCCAAGAGATTAAAGATCTATACAGTGCGGAGGGCCAGCTTGTGAAAGCCCTTCCGAAGATGGCGAAGGCTGCGACCAACCAGAAACTCAAGCAGGCATTCGAATCGCACTTGAAGCAAACCCAGCAACACGTCGTCCGTCTCGAGGAAATCGCCGAGCTTCTTGAATGCTCACCCCGCGGCAAAGCTTGTAAAGCAATGCAGGGACTTGTGGAGGAAGGCAGCGAGATCCTGAAGGAGGAGGGCGATCCGAACATTATCGATCTCGGCCTTATCACCGCGGCCCAAAAGGTGGAGCACTATGAAATCGCCGGCTACGGTTGCGCCCGAACTTTGGCGAAAGCTCTGGGCCTCGATGAAGTGGGCAGCCTGCTCCAAACCACTCTCGATGAAGAGGGCGAAACGGACAAGATCTTGACCACCGTTGCCGAGGAGATCGTTCCTGCGGCGCAGGACGCCATGGCAAAGCATTGA
- a CDS encoding alpha-amylase family glycosyl hydrolase, with the protein MEGLKQELDVIADSDVEFRCETIYFLVLDRFAIGTPDKQRIEPDDMFDSTHLEWNKYWGGDLQGLIDQLDYLRSFGVSAIWTTPLFEQVRAMTTGDSAPRAPIHGYWTSDFKRINPRWMNDPSEKRLFTRDDTVFDSLLREMHAHDMRFILDIVCNHSSPETGEGKGKLYDDGKLIADFDHDEDHWYHHYGTTTDWHDEWQVQNCEIGGLATFNENNIRYRNHIKEAVKMWIGKGVDALRIDTVKHMPLWFWQEFTSDIGAVNPNVFRFGEWINSHPENQKSVEFANSAGMSILDFGFCLGARLSFTTEQGFPALTAILDQDANYSCPTELVTFFENHDMPRLQSEGVSDRQLELALVLLLTSRGIPCLYYGCEQYLHNDTEGGEDPYNRPMMECWGETPARRLIGILATERRHNQAIQVGGQWTKWVDENTYIYLRRYRESRCLVILNKGAERKIEVENLDFPDGEHTCLISGEKVIIRGDKASLQLGAEAALVITRQAPHVEGKSVVRLLVNGAPTQPGDRLAVIGDCSELGCWDLQHAWDLECVNGNCWFGELAFNESAGSLVGYKLVIFRATEGRPPIRENRTVRRRLILSSGYTKWRDQWEE; encoded by the coding sequence ATGGAAGGCCTCAAGCAGGAATTGGATGTCATCGCCGACTCAGATGTAGAATTCCGCTGCGAAACGATTTACTTTCTGGTCCTAGACCGCTTCGCCATCGGCACGCCGGACAAGCAGCGTATCGAACCAGACGACATGTTCGACTCCACTCACCTGGAGTGGAACAAATACTGGGGCGGTGATCTTCAAGGCCTGATAGACCAGCTCGACTATCTCCGCTCCTTTGGCGTTTCCGCCATTTGGACTACTCCCCTTTTCGAGCAGGTCCGCGCGATGACAACGGGGGACTCCGCGCCGCGAGCCCCGATCCATGGCTACTGGACCAGCGATTTCAAGCGGATCAATCCACGCTGGATGAACGACCCCTCCGAAAAGCGGCTCTTTACACGCGATGATACCGTTTTCGACTCGCTGCTCCGGGAGATGCACGCGCACGACATGCGCTTTATACTCGATATTGTCTGTAACCACAGCTCCCCAGAAACGGGGGAGGGCAAGGGAAAGCTCTACGATGACGGAAAGCTGATCGCCGACTTCGATCACGACGAAGACCACTGGTATCACCACTACGGGACCACCACGGACTGGCACGACGAGTGGCAGGTCCAGAACTGTGAGATCGGTGGCTTGGCAACCTTCAATGAGAATAACATCCGCTATCGAAACCACATCAAGGAAGCGGTTAAAATGTGGATCGGAAAAGGCGTGGATGCCCTGCGCATCGACACGGTCAAGCATATGCCCCTCTGGTTCTGGCAGGAGTTCACCTCTGACATCGGTGCGGTGAATCCCAACGTTTTTCGATTCGGCGAGTGGATCAATAGTCATCCGGAGAACCAGAAGTCGGTTGAATTCGCCAACTCAGCCGGAATGAGCATCCTTGATTTCGGCTTCTGCCTCGGCGCTCGTCTCAGTTTCACCACCGAGCAGGGTTTCCCCGCACTGACGGCCATCCTTGATCAGGACGCGAACTATTCCTGTCCCACCGAGTTGGTGACATTTTTCGAGAACCACGACATGCCACGCCTTCAATCAGAAGGCGTATCCGATAGACAGCTGGAACTCGCGCTAGTGCTTCTTCTCACCTCGCGCGGCATTCCCTGCCTGTACTATGGCTGCGAACAATACCTGCATAACGACACCGAGGGCGGGGAGGATCCATACAACCGCCCCATGATGGAATGCTGGGGTGAAACACCGGCTCGCCGCCTGATCGGAATCCTCGCCACTGAACGCCGACATAATCAAGCGATCCAAGTCGGAGGCCAATGGACGAAGTGGGTGGACGAGAATACTTATATTTACCTGCGGCGCTATCGCGAGAGCCGCTGCCTGGTAATCTTGAACAAGGGCGCGGAACGAAAGATTGAAGTTGAAAACCTAGACTTCCCGGACGGAGAGCACACCTGCCTGATCAGCGGGGAGAAGGTGATAATTCGCGGAGACAAGGCGTCCCTCCAGCTAGGCGCCGAGGCGGCACTCGTGATCACCAGACAAGCCCCGCACGTTGAGGGCAAAAGCGTCGTCAGACTCTTGGTAAATGGAGCCCCAACCCAGCCGGGAGACCGTCTGGCGGTCATCGGCGATTGTAGCGAACTGGGCTGCTGGGACCTCCAGCATGCCTGGGACTTGGAATGCGTGAATGGCAATTGCTGGTTTGGCGAATTGGCTTTCAACGAAAGCGCTGGCTCGCTCGTCGGCTACAAGCTTGTGATCTTCCGTGCAACGGAAGGCCGCCCCCCTATTCGCGAGAACCGCACGGTCCGGCGTAGATTGATCTTATCCTCCGGCTATACCAAGTGGCGGGACCAGTGGGAGGAATGA
- a CDS encoding glycosidase has product MTFEHDRIVLAPPDIDLERSPLRGADLGETFVLGTLNPGFTRLPNGNLLMMVRIAEALREPIRGDHIHAIRWCPNEGFVTDAYELATVDASDPRKFRLLAHTSRVMALTSLSWLLPVELDAAAEKVVQVHYDKAIIPGASYQEYGIEDARISRIGDRWYMTTCSVSAERHSTTLYTSENGLDYVLQGVILDHQNKDMLFFEGMPAGKFHALTRPLGDLYFAYPPGSTYEAGPSINLASSPDGLHWKPADTPLIRPRRGSSSVLRIGGGAPPVLTPNGWLMLYHGVQPGTIVGTYRTFHAFLDSEMPSKVLAIDDEMPLLEPRPELSDPWSELSYLQGVVFTTGIVEDDHDYIVASGEDDLLCRITFIPKSVFEPAGS; this is encoded by the coding sequence ATGACCTTCGAACACGACCGGATCGTTCTGGCGCCTCCAGACATCGATCTGGAGAGATCCCCGCTGCGCGGCGCGGACCTAGGGGAGACGTTTGTCCTGGGTACTCTCAATCCGGGTTTCACGCGGCTTCCCAATGGCAATCTTCTCATGATGGTGCGGATTGCCGAAGCGCTGCGTGAGCCGATCCGCGGCGACCACATCCACGCGATCCGCTGGTGTCCTAACGAGGGCTTTGTGACGGATGCCTATGAGCTTGCGACGGTCGATGCGAGTGACCCGAGGAAGTTCCGGTTGCTGGCCCATACCTCAAGGGTAATGGCGCTGACTTCCTTGTCCTGGCTCCTGCCGGTTGAGCTGGATGCCGCGGCGGAGAAGGTCGTCCAGGTTCACTACGACAAGGCAATAATTCCTGGGGCGAGCTATCAGGAGTATGGGATTGAGGATGCACGGATCTCCCGGATCGGGGATCGCTGGTACATGACCACCTGTTCGGTAAGCGCGGAGCGCCATTCCACGACACTCTATACTTCGGAGAACGGCTTGGACTACGTGCTGCAGGGAGTCATTCTCGATCACCAGAACAAGGACATGCTTTTCTTTGAAGGTATGCCGGCCGGGAAATTTCATGCGCTTACCCGGCCGCTAGGTGATCTCTACTTCGCCTATCCTCCGGGGAGCACCTATGAGGCGGGGCCTTCGATCAATCTGGCGAGTTCTCCGGACGGACTTCACTGGAAGCCGGCGGATACGCCTTTGATCCGGCCACGGCGCGGGTCTTCTTCGGTGTTGCGGATCGGTGGGGGTGCGCCGCCGGTGCTTACCCCGAACGGGTGGCTGATGCTCTATCATGGGGTGCAGCCCGGGACGATCGTGGGGACCTACCGGACCTTCCATGCTTTCCTGGATAGCGAGATGCCGTCCAAGGTGCTGGCGATCGATGATGAGATGCCACTCCTCGAGCCGCGGCCAGAACTGAGCGATCCGTGGTCGGAACTGAGCTATTTGCAGGGCGTGGTTTTCACCACGGGAATTGTCGAGGATGACCATGATTACATTGTGGCGTCGGGTGAGGATGATCTCCTCTGCCGCATCACTTTCATCCCGAAATCCGTCTTTGAACCGGCAGGATCATGA
- a CDS encoding DUF6766 family protein: MKHPIRDYGLSILLLVLFLLFWVGQAWAGFHVHNQEALLHGGEVASFTRYLASGHFWQATAENWESEFLQMGAYVILTTRLFQRGSAESNDPDRAQELTAKRARKRRSWLYRNSLSLAFLTLFVIAFLMHAVGGLAEMNEERKEHGEAAETLVEFLGDAEFWFQSFQNWQSEFLAVLSIVVLSIFLRQDGSPESKDLDDPDWKTGA; encoded by the coding sequence ATGAAACATCCAATTCGCGACTACGGATTGAGCATTCTTCTACTCGTGTTGTTTCTGCTTTTTTGGGTCGGACAAGCATGGGCGGGTTTCCATGTCCACAATCAGGAAGCATTGCTTCATGGAGGAGAGGTGGCTTCCTTCACAAGGTACCTTGCCAGCGGTCATTTCTGGCAGGCGACGGCGGAAAACTGGGAGAGCGAGTTCCTCCAGATGGGAGCTTACGTGATTCTCACTACCCGGCTCTTCCAGAGAGGGTCGGCAGAATCGAACGATCCCGATAGGGCACAAGAACTCACTGCGAAGCGTGCGAGGAAGCGGAGGAGCTGGCTCTATAGGAACTCACTCTCATTGGCATTTCTTACGCTCTTCGTGATTGCTTTCCTGATGCATGCGGTCGGTGGGCTTGCAGAGATGAATGAAGAAAGGAAGGAGCACGGCGAGGCGGCCGAGACTCTCGTGGAATTTCTCGGTGATGCCGAGTTTTGGTTCCAGTCATTCCAAAATTGGCAGAGCGAGTTCCTGGCCGTTCTGTCGATCGTCGTGCTCAGCATTTTTCTCAGACAGGACGGATCTCCGGAGAGCAAGGATTTGGATGATCCGGACTGGAAGACCGGAGCTTGA
- a CDS encoding serine/threonine-protein kinase: MSPDFLSKALDQVLSDDSASSLFDLGLRPKRNERMDHPGDYISHFRLVSLLGEGGFGSVWSAEQVEPIHREIALKLIKLGMDSQEVIARFEAESQALAMMDHPNIAAVLDAGTAADGRPFFAMELVRGIPLTTYCNSRNLSVRQRLELFIPICQAVQHAHQKAILHRDLKPSNILVSEIDGKPVPKVIDFGISKALSTPHEDQLTRTRIGSFMGTPQYMSPEQTGSAADVDTRSDIYSLGVILYELLAGRTPLGPEFPGYEETLRRIRVEEPPKPSSTVHPQAPSALQVATARGTEPAKLRKILRGDLDWITMKALEKDRRHRYGTANALAADLRRYLDSEPVSAAAPTLVYRFSKFARRQKGALITSGLVTAALIAGSIVSLWQAAEARQARISSEKNRLQSQANFDRARQAVEKYLSQVSDHPRLREADFYVLRKELLETAIPFYEELAKSSAEDPALRYDKAQALGSLATLYDELGQSDRAIASFREAIMLDEKLLAESPGNVAYREALALHCNNFGPLTNAAEAIPILQRGISILEGLREQFPANIDHAEAWASMMINLAVVQDRQKMESESEKSLDRALATFEELSAAGKSTLTLRVQLAVAQANSAAASLGEDFTRPEALFRQSLSAFEKAMAEFPNKAAIRSFWAKTANLYGNQLVLRGRREEALSLFKRAAEFHRSVVAELPELPAHRQALGSVLQVQGDCLLGMAREPEAESLFKEALLIFRKLHAEHPRIPDYARFEGLSHDRLGEILQDRLDHTGAVSEFTQGVASIRQAARLGPSTPLFRSELKNLLGKHASASVHAGDAISAANSAIEFNSLLDSAWGECEYSALQLAAIVPLLGDHPDIARDCAIKACEALKLAMKDDYPAMDSFKDDARFASLRRYPEFLSLQPSPPDPVNRSPAGFSFLYLHDDPGKRIWARSADTWTERQPSGSVNIYKVTRRIRLYGVSGSEITREGNTGLKLFIPDKGTRSPHQLQMQGGDGKWGTLGEMKEVE, from the coding sequence ATGTCTCCGGACTTCCTCAGCAAGGCCCTCGATCAAGTGCTCTCGGATGACTCCGCCAGCAGCCTGTTCGACTTGGGCCTGCGGCCGAAGCGGAACGAGCGCATGGACCACCCGGGAGACTACATCTCCCACTTCCGTCTGGTTTCCTTGCTCGGAGAGGGCGGCTTCGGCTCGGTGTGGAGCGCGGAGCAGGTCGAGCCTATCCATCGGGAGATCGCGCTCAAGCTGATCAAGCTCGGCATGGACAGCCAGGAGGTGATCGCGCGCTTCGAGGCCGAAAGCCAGGCATTGGCAATGATGGATCACCCGAACATCGCCGCCGTTCTCGACGCAGGAACGGCAGCGGACGGGCGGCCCTTTTTCGCGATGGAATTGGTGCGGGGCATCCCTCTCACCACCTACTGCAATTCTCGCAATTTATCGGTGAGGCAGCGTCTTGAGCTCTTCATCCCGATTTGCCAGGCAGTCCAGCATGCCCACCAGAAGGCGATCCTGCACCGCGACCTCAAGCCTTCCAATATTCTCGTCTCCGAGATCGATGGAAAGCCGGTCCCCAAGGTGATCGACTTCGGCATCTCGAAGGCACTTTCCACCCCGCACGAGGATCAGCTCACCCGTACGCGGATCGGCTCTTTCATGGGCACGCCCCAATACATGAGTCCGGAGCAGACGGGCAGTGCCGCCGATGTCGATACCCGCAGCGACATCTACTCCCTCGGAGTCATTCTCTACGAGCTTCTCGCCGGCCGTACGCCGCTCGGTCCGGAGTTTCCCGGCTACGAAGAAACCCTGCGCCGTATCCGCGTCGAGGAGCCACCGAAGCCGAGCAGCACGGTTCATCCGCAAGCTCCCTCGGCCCTCCAGGTGGCAACGGCACGGGGCACCGAGCCGGCAAAGCTTCGCAAGATCCTCAGGGGTGATCTGGATTGGATCACCATGAAGGCCTTGGAGAAAGACCGTCGCCATCGCTATGGGACCGCCAATGCATTGGCCGCCGATCTCCGGCGCTACCTGGACAGCGAGCCGGTCAGCGCGGCCGCCCCCACCCTGGTCTATCGTTTCTCGAAGTTTGCCCGCCGCCAGAAAGGCGCGCTGATCACCAGCGGGCTCGTTACCGCGGCTTTGATCGCCGGGAGCATCGTGAGCCTCTGGCAGGCCGCGGAGGCCCGGCAGGCACGCATCTCCTCCGAGAAAAACCGCCTCCAATCCCAGGCCAATTTCGACCGCGCCCGCCAAGCCGTGGAGAAGTATCTGAGTCAGGTCTCGGATCATCCCCGTTTGAGGGAAGCGGACTTCTATGTCCTGAGGAAGGAGCTCTTGGAAACAGCGATTCCCTTCTACGAGGAACTCGCCAAAAGCTCGGCGGAGGACCCCGCCCTGCGCTACGACAAGGCCCAGGCATTAGGGAGTCTGGCGACCCTCTACGATGAGCTGGGACAGAGCGACCGGGCGATCGCGAGCTTTCGCGAAGCCATCATGCTCGATGAAAAGCTGCTCGCTGAATCTCCGGGAAATGTCGCTTACCGGGAGGCGCTGGCACTCCATTGCAACAATTTCGGCCCCCTCACCAACGCGGCAGAAGCCATCCCGATCCTTCAGCGCGGGATTTCGATTCTGGAGGGCCTGCGCGAGCAATTCCCTGCCAACATTGACCATGCGGAAGCATGGGCGAGCATGATGATCAATCTGGCTGTCGTTCAGGATCGCCAGAAGATGGAATCGGAAAGCGAGAAGTCGCTTGATCGGGCCTTGGCAACTTTCGAAGAACTCTCTGCCGCGGGAAAATCCACGCTTACACTCCGCGTGCAGCTCGCGGTGGCTCAGGCAAATTCCGCAGCAGCCTCGCTGGGAGAGGACTTCACCCGTCCGGAGGCGCTCTTCCGACAATCACTCTCCGCCTTTGAGAAGGCGATGGCCGAGTTCCCGAACAAAGCGGCCATCCGCAGCTTCTGGGCAAAGACGGCGAACCTTTACGGAAACCAACTTGTGCTCCGCGGACGAAGGGAGGAGGCCCTGAGCCTTTTCAAGCGTGCGGCGGAGTTCCATCGCAGCGTGGTCGCGGAGCTTCCCGAGCTACCGGCTCACCGGCAAGCCTTGGGAAGCGTGCTGCAAGTGCAAGGAGACTGCCTTCTGGGGATGGCTCGGGAACCGGAAGCCGAGTCTCTCTTTAAGGAAGCGCTCCTCATCTTTCGGAAGCTTCATGCAGAGCATCCCCGCATCCCCGACTATGCCCGCTTTGAAGGCCTTTCTCACGACCGGCTTGGGGAAATCCTCCAGGACAGGTTGGATCACACGGGGGCCGTTTCAGAGTTCACTCAGGGAGTGGCTAGCATCAGGCAAGCCGCACGCCTGGGTCCTAGCACCCCCCTCTTCCGTTCGGAACTGAAGAACCTCTTAGGAAAGCATGCCTCTGCGAGCGTCCACGCTGGCGATGCGATCTCGGCCGCCAATAGTGCGATCGAGTTCAACAGTCTCTTGGACTCCGCATGGGGGGAGTGCGAGTATAGTGCGTTACAGCTCGCTGCCATCGTGCCGCTTTTGGGTGATCATCCGGACATCGCCCGCGACTGCGCCATCAAGGCATGCGAAGCACTGAAGCTGGCGATGAAAGATGATTATCCGGCCATGGACAGTTTCAAGGATGATGCCCGCTTTGCCTCGTTGCGCCGCTACCCTGAGTTCCTGTCTCTTCAGCCGTCTCCACCCGATCCTGTGAATCGCAGTCCGGCGGGCTTCTCATTCCTCTATCTCCACGATGATCCAGGCAAACGGATCTGGGCTCGCTCCGCGGACACCTGGACCGAGCGTCAGCCTTCCGGCTCGGTGAACATCTACAAGGTCACACGGCGCATCCGGCTCTATGGCGTCTCGGGCAGCGAGATCACCCGCGAGGGAAACACCGGCCTGAAACTCTTCATTCCCGACAAGGGAACCCGTTCACCCCACCAATTGCAGATGCAGGGAGGCGATGGAAAGTGGGGAACCTTGGGAGAAATGAAGGAAGTCGAATGA
- a CDS encoding DUF892 family protein, translated as MIVSGTLDADLFMEEVMNICNPIDLFFDQLRDICSVESQVILTLPDLAERADSTNLHRWLVSHEEKAVHQKESVISIFERHGKNPCGDICKAMKGLIDGGNEHLAKTCDTVVRDLLLVAHCNRIKYYEIAAYGFATDLAGSIGLSWDQQELAAILEEERKSIRALTGIAAGLFGARI; from the coding sequence GTGATCGTTTCCGGCACGCTTGATGCGGATCTTTTCATGGAGGAAGTAATGAACATCTGTAATCCGATCGACCTCTTCTTTGACCAGTTGAGGGATATTTGCAGTGTGGAATCCCAAGTCATCCTCACCTTGCCTGACCTGGCTGAAAGGGCGGACAGCACAAACCTGCACCGCTGGCTGGTAAGTCACGAGGAGAAGGCTGTGCACCAGAAAGAATCAGTGATCTCGATCTTCGAACGTCATGGGAAGAACCCCTGCGGAGACATCTGCAAAGCGATGAAAGGTCTTATTGACGGTGGCAATGAGCATCTGGCCAAGACTTGCGATACGGTTGTTCGCGACTTGCTGCTGGTCGCTCATTGTAACCGCATCAAGTATTATGAAATCGCGGCCTACGGGTTTGCAACCGACCTGGCGGGAAGTATTGGCCTTTCATGGGACCAGCAGGAGCTTGCGGCGATACTTGAGGAGGAAAGGAAATCCATTCGGGCCCTTACCGGGATAGCAGCGGGGCTCTTCGGCGCGAGAATATGA
- a CDS encoding Gfo/Idh/MocA family protein, with translation MNRERIGYGLIGCGGFGRFCLGEYRTMPDLRCVAVTDRDPELLRSTAGEFGVEAITEVETLLKHPDIDIVHLATPPFTHPALAMQALQAGKHVLCEKPLALKEADAKAMVMMAEAQGKVLAVNLIMRYNPLCAAVRRLVESQLLGDPLHATLVNAAQDERLPAEHWFWDPESSGGIFIEHGVHFFDLFEWWFGAGEVVSAVQLRRPGSKIVDQVQCSVRYGESTLGTFYHGFHQMHRRDRQTWLLVFETGTVSLDGWVPTDLVIDMHGSQRELEEAGALIPGSSVEVVQTYADDEQVSRSRHRVRTVEVHGRIRADAGCSKLELYGKILRDLMEDQVAAIRDPRHVRRVTESNGVSSLAYALRAQELAEASG, from the coding sequence ATGAATCGGGAACGGATTGGTTACGGCCTGATCGGTTGTGGTGGCTTCGGCCGCTTCTGCCTTGGCGAGTATCGAACGATGCCGGATCTCCGTTGCGTGGCAGTAACGGACCGGGACCCAGAACTGCTTCGCAGCACTGCGGGGGAATTCGGAGTGGAGGCGATCACGGAGGTGGAAACTTTGTTGAAGCACCCGGATATCGACATCGTTCACCTTGCCACGCCGCCGTTCACGCATCCCGCTCTTGCCATGCAGGCGCTCCAGGCGGGGAAGCATGTGCTCTGCGAGAAACCGCTGGCTTTGAAAGAGGCCGATGCCAAGGCGATGGTGATGATGGCCGAAGCCCAAGGGAAGGTACTCGCGGTAAATCTGATCATGCGCTACAACCCGCTCTGCGCCGCGGTGCGGCGTTTGGTAGAAAGCCAGCTTCTGGGGGATCCCTTGCACGCCACGCTGGTGAACGCGGCGCAGGATGAGCGTTTGCCTGCGGAGCACTGGTTCTGGGATCCGGAAAGCAGTGGCGGCATCTTCATCGAACACGGCGTGCACTTCTTCGATCTCTTCGAGTGGTGGTTCGGTGCGGGAGAGGTTGTTTCGGCCGTACAGCTGAGACGTCCGGGTAGCAAGATCGTGGATCAAGTGCAGTGTAGCGTCCGCTACGGGGAATCGACACTCGGCACTTTCTATCATGGCTTCCACCAGATGCACCGGCGAGACCGCCAGACATGGCTGCTCGTGTTCGAGACCGGCACCGTTTCGCTAGATGGATGGGTTCCCACGGATCTGGTGATCGACATGCATGGAAGCCAGAGGGAGTTGGAGGAGGCGGGAGCTTTGATCCCCGGTAGCTCGGTCGAAGTGGTACAAACCTATGCCGATGACGAGCAGGTATCGAGAAGCCGTCACCGTGTGCGGACGGTGGAGGTTCATGGACGCATCAGGGCCGATGCCGGATGTTCGAAGCTGGAGCTCTATGGCAAGATCCTGCGTGATCTGATGGAGGATCAGGTTGCCGCGATTCGAGATCCACGTCATGTGAGGAGAGTTACCGAATCGAATGGCGTTTCATCCCTCGCGTATGCCTTGAGGGCACAGGAACTGGCCGAGGCAAGTGGATAG
- a CDS encoding cysteine hydrolase family protein has protein sequence MKAALLLIDVINDMEFPEREKLLKHAIPAAGKIAALRKRLKAAGVPIIYVNDNFGRWQSDFQSQIQRCIGAGCPGRAVAGPLVPEKDDYFVLKPKHSGFYSTSLDVLLQFLGVDTLILTGFTADICVLYTANDAYMRDFSLIVPSDCVASETLSGTRAALQHMKTRLRARVLASRSIRVN, from the coding sequence ATGAAGGCGGCCTTGCTCTTGATCGATGTGATCAATGACATGGAGTTTCCCGAGCGCGAGAAGCTTCTTAAACATGCCATACCCGCGGCAGGGAAAATTGCAGCACTGCGGAAGCGTCTTAAGGCGGCGGGAGTTCCAATCATTTATGTGAACGACAATTTCGGGCGATGGCAGTCCGACTTCCAGTCCCAGATCCAGCGTTGCATCGGTGCGGGATGTCCGGGAAGGGCGGTAGCAGGCCCACTCGTGCCGGAGAAGGATGATTACTTTGTGCTGAAGCCTAAGCACTCCGGCTTTTACTCCACGTCACTCGATGTGCTGTTGCAGTTCCTAGGCGTGGACACCTTGATTTTAACGGGATTTACCGCGGACATTTGCGTGCTCTACACGGCGAATGATGCGTATATGAGGGATTTTTCGCTGATCGTCCCCTCTGACTGTGTGGCATCAGAAACCCTGTCAGGAACCCGGGCGGCTTTGCAGCATATGAAGACCCGATTGCGGGCTCGGGTGCTTGCTTCGCGGTCGATTCGGGTGAACTAG
- a CDS encoding SDR family oxidoreductase — translation MSDPFEPVELHGKCVLIAGGTTGAGYAIARLLAAQGCRVYVCGRDAEDLQRALQSIRDEGGEIHGCNVDLEGSGGIEQLFSDADAWLGGLDIAIMCAGLASHGKLEEMSHEECRRVVKVNLLSVIGCSLEAMRRMAGKRGQIVMIGSLSAEVFDGEAAVYTATKCGVRGFASSLRKEANPAGVRVALIEPGSIGTDMVDESAVEQRRMQEEMKMLRPEDIARSVLHVLIQPPLCDVIQLQVRPHLQLI, via the coding sequence ATGTCCGACCCCTTTGAGCCGGTAGAACTTCACGGCAAATGCGTGCTCATTGCGGGCGGAACGACCGGAGCCGGGTATGCGATCGCGCGTTTGTTGGCGGCGCAGGGCTGCCGCGTCTATGTCTGCGGGCGGGACGCCGAGGATCTTCAGCGAGCGCTGCAATCGATTCGCGATGAAGGTGGAGAAATCCATGGCTGCAATGTGGATCTCGAAGGGAGCGGGGGAATCGAGCAACTGTTCTCGGATGCGGATGCCTGGCTGGGTGGCCTGGATATTGCAATCATGTGCGCGGGGTTGGCTTCCCATGGAAAACTGGAGGAAATGAGTCATGAGGAATGCAGGCGCGTGGTGAAGGTGAACCTTCTTTCCGTGATCGGATGTTCCTTGGAAGCGATGCGCCGGATGGCGGGAAAGCGGGGCCAGATCGTAATGATCGGCTCTTTGAGCGCCGAGGTGTTCGATGGCGAAGCTGCGGTGTATACCGCGACAAAATGCGGCGTGAGGGGCTTCGCCTCTTCCCTGCGGAAGGAGGCTAATCCGGCCGGGGTGCGTGTGGCCCTGATCGAGCCGGGATCGATTGGCACGGATATGGTGGATGAATCCGCCGTGGAGCAGCGGCGGATGCAGGAGGAAATGAAGATGCTGCGGCCCGAGGATATCGCGCGTAGTGTGCTCCATGTTTTGATCCAGCCACCGCTTTGCGATGTGATCCAGTTGCAGGTGCGGCCTCATCTCCAACTTATTTGA